From a region of the Microcebus murinus isolate Inina chromosome 23, M.murinus_Inina_mat1.0, whole genome shotgun sequence genome:
- the LOC105855630 gene encoding transmembrane protein 187-like: MKPELGQALFHVAVAGCLCAATVYTGIFEGVFVQVGYEHYAEVPVAGLPAFLAMPFNSLVNLGYVLLGVYWLRRNSSAPGFPVEMGRASYLEAVFAGMALLYGPVQWLRIWTQMHSAAVLDQWLTLPIFAWPLAWCFYLDRGWKPWLFLSIECLSLASYGLALLHPHGFEATLGVHVVATVGQALRAQRRYGSTSSATYLALGVFSCLGFMVLKLCDHQLTRWHLFQYLTGHFWSKVCDVLQFHFAFLFLTNLSTCQRLHPERKTH; this comes from the coding sequence ATGAAGCCAGAGTTGGGGCAGGCCCTCTTTCATGTGGCTGTAGCAGGCTGCCTGTGTGCTGCTACCGTCTACACAGGCATTTTCGAGGGTGTCTTCGTCCAAGTGGGCTATGAGCACTATGCAGAAGTGCCCGTGGCCGGCCTCCCAGCCTTCCTGGCCATGCCCTTCAACTCGCTCGTGAACTTGGGCTACGTGCTCCTGGGTGTGTACTGGTTGCGGAGGAACAGCAGTGCCCCAGGGTTCCCAGTGGAGATGGGGAGGGCCAGCTACCTGGAAGCCGTCTTCGCGGGCATGGCGCTGCTCTACGGTCCTGTGCAGTGGCTGCGCATCTGGACCCAGATGCACTCCGCCGCGGTGCTTGACCAGTGGCTCACTTTGCCCATCTTTGCGTGGCCGCTGGCCTGGTGCTTCTACCTAGACAGGGGTTGGAAGCCCTGGTTGTTCCTGTCCATCGAGTGCCTCTCCCTGGCCAGTTACGGCCTTGCACTACTGCACCCTCACGGGTTCGAGGCCACACTGGGTGTTCACGTGGTGGCCACAGTGGGGCAGGCCCTGCGTGCCCAGCGTCGGTATGGCAGCACCTCCTCAGCCACCTACCTAGCTCTAGGAGTGTTCTCCTGTCTGGGCTTCATGGTCCTCAAGCTGTGTGACCATCAACTCACACGGTGGCATCTCTTCCAGTACCTCACAGGCCACTTCTGGTCCAAGGTCTGTGATGTGCTCCAGTTCCACTTTGCGTTTTTGTTTCTGACAAATTTAAGCACTTGCCAAAGACTCCATCCTGAGAGGAAGACACATTAA